Proteins encoded together in one Lysinibacillus sp. FSL K6-0232 window:
- a CDS encoding c-type cytochrome translates to MNFPSVDYTWFGNGTVIALIAIIHVIISHGVAIGTSVLVVSTEYRAMKKKNEKLDQVAKTMLKWVLIITTTIGAMTGVGIWFSTTVIQPDSISSLLRIFFWAWVVEWGAFISEVIILIIYYYTWDKWKEGERKRKHIMLGVALSVASWVTMVIITGVLAAKLTPGRWIETFSFWNAFLNPTYFPSLGFRMFLAIMLAISLVSFFIRWRIKDKALRTEVFRVFAFWGAISLPMTFITGLWYLWAIPTEAYNMIVWSTGMSEVIFKSLNILGFSILIIFLVWLVKSPKTVPWILSIAVMFSSIGFIGEFEVVRETVRKPYIIYNYMYANGMLAKNEEKLKKEGFLANATWAKEKEVNDNNMVEAGRDVFVGQCITCHTIDGWRDTRALSSRMEGWDKEAIMSFVPNMHYAQVAMPPFMGTEKEIEALATYILTVLEEEKEVSTK, encoded by the coding sequence ATGAATTTTCCATCCGTGGATTATACATGGTTTGGTAATGGCACTGTGATTGCTCTTATTGCAATTATTCATGTGATAATTAGCCATGGCGTCGCGATAGGTACTTCTGTTTTAGTTGTATCGACTGAATATCGAGCGATGAAAAAGAAGAATGAGAAATTAGATCAAGTAGCAAAAACAATGTTGAAGTGGGTTTTAATCATTACTACAACTATAGGAGCGATGACCGGAGTAGGCATTTGGTTTTCAACCACAGTCATACAACCAGATTCAATTTCTTCTCTATTACGTATTTTTTTCTGGGCATGGGTGGTTGAATGGGGAGCGTTTATCTCAGAAGTAATTATACTTATTATTTACTATTATACTTGGGATAAATGGAAAGAAGGCGAACGTAAACGTAAACATATCATGCTGGGCGTAGCACTAAGTGTTGCTTCATGGGTAACAATGGTGATCATTACGGGTGTCTTAGCTGCAAAATTAACACCAGGGCGTTGGATTGAAACTTTTTCATTTTGGAATGCATTTCTCAATCCAACCTACTTCCCTTCACTTGGATTCCGCATGTTTTTAGCAATCATGTTGGCAATATCTTTAGTATCATTTTTTATCCGTTGGCGTATTAAAGATAAGGCTTTACGTACAGAAGTTTTTCGTGTATTTGCATTCTGGGGTGCTATCTCTTTACCTATGACTTTTATCACAGGGTTATGGTATTTATGGGCCATTCCAACTGAAGCTTATAATATGATTGTCTGGTCTACAGGGATGTCCGAGGTCATCTTCAAAAGTTTAAATATCTTAGGATTTAGTATACTTATTATTTTCTTAGTATGGCTTGTAAAAAGTCCAAAAACAGTCCCGTGGATTCTATCAATAGCAGTGATGTTCTCATCCATCGGTTTTATTGGGGAATTTGAAGTAGTAAGGGAAACTGTAAGAAAACCCTATATTATCTATAACTATATGTATGCGAATGGGATGTTAGCAAAAAATGAAGAAAAACTAAAAAAAGAAGGTTTTCTGGCTAATGCTACATGGGCAAAAGAAAAAGAAGTAAATGACAACAATATGGTGGAAGCGGGTAGAGATGTATTCGTTGGTCAATGTATTACCTGTCATACAATAGATGGATGGAGAGATACAAGAGCCTTGTCTAGTAGAATGGAAGGTTGGGATAAGGAAGCCATTATGTCCTTTGTTCCGAATATGCATTATGCACAAGTAGCAATGCCTCCATTTATGGGAACTGAAAAAGAAATAGAAGCTTTAGCTACTTATATTTTAACAGTACTTGAAGAAGAAAAAGAGGTGTCTACAAAATGA